In Syngnathus acus chromosome 5, fSynAcu1.2, whole genome shotgun sequence, a genomic segment contains:
- the slc4a8 gene encoding electroneutral sodium bicarbonate exchanger 1 translates to MPVQEPDSILSYQRQDEEVVIDQGGTSSVLNIHYEKEELEGHRTLFVGVGLPRQSHRHHKAHSSRHRKKDRRTGSITVPQSDGNEKAPCHDTPSQRVQFILGAEEDAEHVAHELFTELDEICVKDGKDAEWKETARWLKFEEDVEDGGERWSKPYVATLSLHSLFELRSCLINGSVLLDMHADCIEEIADMVLDHQEASHELDDSVRVKVREALLKRHHHQNEKKKNLMPIVRSIAEGTRKQSEPHLTAASTASPQPAPVAEPSKNGAGQEGHQVDLSKVDLHFMKKIPEGAEASNVLVGELDFLERPIVAFVRLSPAVLLTGLTEVPIPTRFLFILLGPDGKAQQYHEIGRSMATIMTDEIFHGVAYKAKDRGDLLAGIDEFLDQVTVLPPGEWDPSIRIEPPKTVPSQEKRKMPGVPNGTAYQVEEEQQHEHHGPELQRTGRLFGGLIMDVKRKAPFYLSDYKDGLSLQCVASFLFLYCACMSPVITFGGLLGEATEGRISAIESLLGASMTGVAYSLFAGQPLTILGSTGPVLVFEKILFKFCKDYNLSYLSLRACIGLWTALLCLLLVATDASSLVCYITRFTEEAFAALICIIFIYEALEKLFHLGEIYPFNTHSDLDKLTLAYCQCTEPESPSNKTLKLWSERNITASSVPWANLTVKECVSLQGHFVGTSCGHHGPYTPDVLFWSVILFFSTFFMSAFLKQFKTSRYFPTKVRSMISDFAVFLTIVFMVLLDYMVGVPSEKLKVPSKFQPTRDDRGWLINPIGRNPWWTPLAASIPALLCTILIFMDQQITAVIINRKEHKLLKGCGYHLDLLMVGIMLAVCSIMGLPWFVAATVLSISHVNSLKLESESSAPGEQPRFLGIREQRLTGLVIFLLMGCSVFMTGALQFIPMPVLYGVFLYMGASSLKGIQFFDRLKLFGMPPKHQPDFIYLRHVPLRKVHLFTLTQLTCLVLLWVIKTSPAAIVFPMMVLALVFIRKLLDLCFSNRELSYLDDLMPEWKKKNLDDASKKIEEESQVMLSTKSEDAPIVHIPLESSRPAQASKAHDPRCDPSDINISDEMSKTTMWKSLNSNQKDSRPVSAKKD, encoded by the exons AGGCAGGATGAGGAGGTGGTGATAGACCAAGGTGGGACCAGCTCAGTGCTGAACATCCACTATGAGAAGGAAGAACTTGAAG GCCACAGGACTCTCTTTGTGGGTGTCGGCCTGCCGCGGCAGAGCCACCGACACCACAAAGCTCACAGCTCTCGCCATCGTAAGAAAGACAGGCGGACGGGAAGCATAACAGTGCCACAAAGCGACGGAAACGAGAAGGCGCCTTGTCACG ATACGCCATCCCAGCGGGTCCAGTTCATTCTTGGAGCTGAGGAAGATGCCGAGCACGTGGCCCACGAGTTGTTCACCGAGCTCGATGAGATCTGTGTGAAAGACGGCAAAGatgctgagtggaaggaaacCGCCAG GTGGCTAAAGTTTGAGGAAGATGTGGAGGATGGCGGCGAGAGGTGGAGCAAGCCGTACGTGGCTACGTTGTCTCTCCACAGTCTCTTTGAGTTGAGGAGTTGCCTCATCAACGGCAGCGTGTTGCTCGACATGCACGCCGATTGCATTGAGGAGATTGCAG ATATGGTCCTGGATCATCAGGAGGCGTCTCATGAGCTGGATGACAGCGTGAGGGTGAAAGTGAGAGAGGCCTTGCTCAAGCGGCACCACCACCAgaatgagaagaagaagaacctCATGCCCATCGTGCGCTCTATCGCGGAGGGGACTCGTAAACAGTCCGAGCCCCATCTGACAG CTGCGTCAACCGCATCTCCCCAGCCTGCTCCCGTTGCAGAGCCATCCAAGAACGGCGCAGGACAGGAAGGGCACCAAGTGGACCTCAGCAAG GTGGACCTCCACTTCATGAAAAAGATCCCAGAGGGAGCAGAAGCATCCAATGTACTGGTGGGAGAGCTGGACTTCCTGGAGAGGCCTATCGTGGCTTTTGTTCGCCTCTCCCCCGCCGTGCTGCTCACGGGTCTCACTGAGGTCCCGATCCCTACCAG GTTCCTCTTCATTCTCCTGGGCCCAGATGGAAAAGCTCAGCAATACCATGAGATTGGACGCTCGATGGCAACCATTATGACAGATGAG ATCTTCCATGGGGTAGCCTACAAGGCAAAAGACAGAGGTGACCTCCTGGCTGGGATAGATGAGTTCCTGGACCAGGTGACTGTCTTGCCACCAGGGGAGTGGGACCCTTCCATCCGAATTGAGCCACCTAAAACTGTCCCATCTCAG GAGAAGAGAAAGATGCCGGGTGTCCCTAACGGCACAGCTTACCAAGTCGAGGAAGAACAACAGCATGAACACCATGGACCAGAGCTGCAGAGAACTGGAAG GTTGTTTGGTGGTCTGATAATGGACGTGAAAAGGAAGGCTCCCTTCTATCTGAGTGACTACAAAGATGGTCTGAGTCTGCAGTGCGTGgcctccttcctcttcctctacTGTGCCTGCATGTCTCCTGTCATCACATTCGGAGGGCTGCTCGGAGAGGCGACAGAGGGACGCATC AGTGCCATTGAGTCCTTACTTGGTGCATCCATGACTGGCGTCGCCTACTCACTCTTTGCTGGCCAGCCTCTCACCATTTTGGGCAGTACTGGACCTGTGTTGGTGTTTGAGAAAATCCTCTTCAAATTCTGCAA GGATTACAACCTCTCCTACCTGTCGCTAAGAGCCTGCATCGGCCTGTGGACGGCGCTGTTGTGTCTGTTGCTCGTTGCCACAGACGCCAGCTCTCTGGTGTGCTACATCACTCGCTTCACCGAGGAGGCCTTCGCTGCCCTCATCTGCATCATCTTCATCTACGAGGCCTTGGAGAAGCTGTTCCACCTGGGAGAAATTTACCCCTTCAACACTCACAGTGATCTGGACAAGCTGACGCTGGCATA CTGCCAGTGTACCGAGCCTGAGAGTCCCAGCAATAAAACTTTGAAACTGTGGAGCGAGAGAAACATCACAGCTTCTTCTGTTCCTTGGGCCAATCTCACCGTCAAG GAATGTGTGAGTCTGCAGGGGCACTTTGTCGGAACGTCGTGTGGCCATCATGGCCCCTACACCCCGGATGTCCTCTTCTGGTCCGTCATCTTGTTCTTCTCCACTTTCTTCATGTCAGCATTCCTCAAACAGTTCAAAACCAGTCGCTACTTCCCCACCAAG GTGCGATCCATGATCAGTGACTTTGCCGTCTTCCTTACCATCGTCTTCATGGTATTGCTCGACTACATGGTGGGAGTGCCCTCGGAGAAGTTAAAGGTGCCCAGCAAATTTCAG CCCACCAGAGATGACAGAGGATGGCTGATCAATCCGATCGGCCGTAACCCCTGGTGGACCCCCCTGGCAGCCTCGATCCCTGCTCTTCTCTGCACCATCCTCATCTTCATGGACCAACAAATAACTGCTGTCATCATCAACCGGAAAGAGCACAAACTGCTG AAAGGTTGCGGGTACCACTTGGACCTCCTGATGGTGGGCATAATGCTGGCCGTGTGCTCCATCATGGGTTTGCCGTGGTTCGTAGCCGCAACCGTCTTGTCCATCAGTCACGTGAACAGTTTGAAGCTGGAATCCGAGAGCTCGGCTCCGGGAGAGCAGCCTCGTTTTCTGGGTATCAGAGAGCAGAGGCTCACTGGCCTGGTTATCTTCTTGCTCATGGGATGCTCTGTCTTCATGACTGGAGCTCTTCAG TTCATTCCAATGCCGGTGTTGTATGGTGTCTTCCTCTACATGGGAGCCTCATCTTTGAAAGGCATCCAG TTCTTTGACCGTCTGAAGTTGTTTGGCATGCCGCCCAAGCACCAGCCGGACTTCATCTACCTGCGGCACGTACCCTTGAGGAAGGTTCACCTGTTCACGCTCACTCAGCTGACATGCCTTGTGCTTCTCTGGGTCATCAAGACCTCACCTGCCGCTATCGTCTTCCCCATGATG GTTTTGGCTCTGGTATTCATCCGCAAACTGCTCGACCTGTGTTTCTCCAATCGTGAGCTCAGCTACCTGGATGATCTGATGCcagaatggaagaaaaaaaaccttgatgATGCCTCCAAAAAGATTGAGGAG GAGTCACAAGTTATGCTCAGTACAAAAAGTGAAGACGCTCCAATTGTTCACATCCCCCTGGAAAGCAGTAGGCCAGCGCAGGCCTCAAAGGCCCATGACCCCCG GTGTGATCCCTCTGATATTAATATATCTGATGAAATGTCTAAAACCACCATGTGGAAATCTCTCAACTCCAATCAAAAGGACTCTCGTCCTGTGTCTGCTAAGAAG GATTGA